A region of the Micromonospora sediminicola genome:
CCGCGGCGGTGGCCCGGGCGGCGGGGATGCCGGCGGACGCCGTGCTGGCCGGCGCGACCGACGTGGGCGAGCTGGCCTCGCTGGTGGCGCACGCCCGGCTGGTGGTCTGCGGCGACACCGGTGTGGGGCACCTGGCCACCGCCTACGCCACCGCGTCGGTGCTGCTGTTCGGCCCGGTGCCGCCGGCGCAGTGGGGACCGCCGCCGGACCGGCCGTGGCACGAGGCGCTCTGGGCCGGCCCGCACCCGCCCGCCGACGGTTCGGCGGTGCACCCGGCGTTGGCCGCGCTGGACGTGCCGGACGTGCTGGCCGCCGTGGGCCGGGTGGAGGCGGCCGCCGCCCGCCGCGCGGTGCCGGTCCAGGCGTCCGGCCCGCCACCCCTTGCTACCCGCCGGTAGCTTCGGCCCGTACGCTGGGCCGGTGAGCGGGGAGTACACGCAGGAGTACGTGGACGTCGACGGGGCGCGCCTCGGCGTGCAGATCTACCCGGAGCCGGCCGGGCCGCCCGGCGCGCCGGTGGTGCTGATCTGGCCGGCCATGGGTGTGCGGGCCCGCTACTACCGGCCGTTCGTCACCGCGCTGCGCGACGCCGGGCTCGCCGTGGTCGTGGCCGACCTGCGCGGCACCGGGGAGAGCACCCCCGCCCCCGCCCGCACCTGCCGGTACGGCTACGCCGACCTGGCCACCGACGTCGGCGCGGTACTCGACGCGCTCAAGCCCCGACTGGACGGCCGCACCCGGCTGCTGCTCGGGCACTCGCTGGGCGGTCAGGTCGCCGTGCTGCACCAGGCGCTGCACGACGCCGACCGGGTGGACGGGCTGGCCCTGGTCGCGGTGGGCATCCCGTGGTGGCGCCGGTATCCGGGGCTGCGCGGCTGGGGCGTGCTGCCGTACACCCAGGGCATCGCGGCGGCGGCCCGACTGCTCGGCGTCTGGCCCGGCTGGGGGTTCGGCGGCCGGCAGGCGCGCGGCGTGATCCGGGACTGGGCGCACACCGCCCGCACCGGCCGGTTCCCGGCGCTGGACGGCGTCGACACGGAGGCCGCCGTGCGACGGATCCGCACCCCGGTGCTCGCGATCAGCGTCGACGACGACCAGTACACGCCGCACGAGACGCTGGACCACCTCTGCGGCAAGCTGGCCGCCGCGCCGGTGACCCGGCACCGCTACACGGTCGCCGAGGCCGGCGCGGCGCTGGACCACTTCACCTGGGTTCGTGCCGCCACGCCGCTGGCCGGCCGGGTCGCCGCCTTCGTCGACACGCTGCCGGCCCGCGATTCGCGGGCGTGAGCACGCCGAGGACGGGTATGCCGCACCGCCCGAACACGGCGGAGGGGGATCTGATGTCCGAACGGCACACCACGCTGCGCTCGATGCACGACCTGGGCCTGGCGGCATGGTTCGGGGGCTCCCTGATGGGAGCGCTCGGCGTCAACGGCGCGGCGGCACGAATCGACGACTCGACCCAGCGGTTGCCGGTGGCCTCGGCCGGGTGGGCCCGCTGGACGCCGGTGAACGCGGCGGCGATCGGCGCGCACCTGGCCGGCGCGGTCGGCGAACTGGTCACCGAGAGCCCGCGGATGGCCCGACAGGCGGGGGTGGGAAAGGCCAGCGCGGTGAAGACCGGGCTGACCGTCGCCGCGCTGGCGGTGACCGGCTACAGCCGGCTGGTCGGCATGAAGCTGGAGAAGGCGGGCGGGCCGCCCGTCATGGGGACCACCGAGCCGCACCACCACACCCCGGCGAACGTCGCGGCCAACCAGCGGCAGATGAAGATGCTCCAGTGGGCGATCCCGGCGCTGACCGGCGCGCTGGTCGTGGTGACGGCGTACATGAGCGAGCAGCAGAAGCCGGGGCAGGTGTTCCGCGGCATGCTCAACCGGGCCGGCGGGATGCCGAAGAACCTCGGCAAGATGGCCGCCATGGGCGCGGCCGGGCGTTCCCTGGTCGGCGCGGCTCGCTGACCACCGCGCGGCCGGCGACCCACGTCGGGGCGGGCCGCCGGCCGCGCGGTGCGGGCCCCTACCCGACGTGTGCCGGACGACCGGCGCCGGGCGATCCAGGCAGGGTGAGGTGAGACCATGACGAACAGGGACGCCCCGGGCGAGGGGCGCGGGCCGGAGTCGGCCGCGCCGTGGGGCACCACCGACGGCTTCGACGCCGACCCGCCGTGGGGCGCGGGTGACCGCGACCCGATGGACGAGGGCAGTGAGGAGACCGCCGTACCCGAGGGCCGGCGCGGTGAGCGTCGCGCGGCCGGAGCCGGACCGGGCGGCCCGAAGGCGGGCCGGCACGGGTTCGGACCGGTCGAACCGACCCGGACGACCGAGGCGGGGCCGGGCGCGCCGCCCGATCCGGCCCCGTCGCGACGGACGTTCCCGGACGACCGGGCGGACGGCGACCTCGGCGACAACGCGCTGGAGGAGGCGACCGGGATGCGCCCGGAGACCCGCCCCTGAGCGTGACCGTCAGGAGCCGGTGCCGTCCTCACCCGGCCGGCCCGGCGCCGACGGCTCGTTGTCCGGCACCGGCGGGTCGGCCACCCGGTGCCCGGTGTCGTCCACCAGGTCCGGCGCCATGCTGCCGCCGTGCGCCTCCTCGGCCTCCCGGGTCGCCCGGGGGTCCCGGCCGGCCTCGTCGCGTCGTTCCTCCACGTGTCCCCCTCGCGTTCGTTCGTCGGCGACAGCGGCGGTACCCGGGGTCGGGGTGGGGAAACCTTCAGGCCCGCGCCGTGGCGGGGGCGACGTCGAGCAGGGCGGCGAGGCGGGCGGCGTCCCGTTGGGCCTGGTCGCCGCAGCAGTTGTTCATCAGCACGTGCAGCTCGGCGCTCTGGTCGGCCAGCTCGCGCAGCAGCACCGACCAGTGCCGCAGCTCCCGCTCGCCGTAGGCGTAACGGAACCGGTCCTGCTTGTCGC
Encoded here:
- a CDS encoding alpha/beta hydrolase family protein, producing MSGEYTQEYVDVDGARLGVQIYPEPAGPPGAPVVLIWPAMGVRARYYRPFVTALRDAGLAVVVADLRGTGESTPAPARTCRYGYADLATDVGAVLDALKPRLDGRTRLLLGHSLGGQVAVLHQALHDADRVDGLALVAVGIPWWRRYPGLRGWGVLPYTQGIAAAARLLGVWPGWGFGGRQARGVIRDWAHTARTGRFPALDGVDTEAAVRRIRTPVLAISVDDDQYTPHETLDHLCGKLAAAPVTRHRYTVAEAGAALDHFTWVRAATPLAGRVAAFVDTLPARDSRA
- a CDS encoding GTPase activator, coding for MEERRDEAGRDPRATREAEEAHGGSMAPDLVDDTGHRVADPPVPDNEPSAPGRPGEDGTGS